Proteins found in one Epinephelus fuscoguttatus linkage group LG4, E.fuscoguttatus.final_Chr_v1 genomic segment:
- the LOC125886807 gene encoding histone H2B 1/2-like, translating to MPETTVKAPKKGSKKAVSKSVSKSGKKKRRTRKESYAIYVYKVLKQVHPDTGISSKAMGIMNSFVSDIFERIAGEASRLAHYNKRSTITSREIQTAVRLLLPGELAKHAVSEGTKAVTKYTSSK from the coding sequence ATGCCTGAAACCACCGTGAAAGCGCCCAAGAAGGGCTCAAAGAAAGCCGTGTCTAAGAGCGTCAGCAAGAGCGgcaagaaaaagaggaggaccAGGAAGGAGAGCTATGCCATCTACGTGTACAAGGTGCTGAAGCAGGTCCACCCCGACACCGGCATCTCGTCCAAGGCCATGGGCATCATGAACTCGTTTGTGAGCGACATCTTTGAGCGCATCGCCGGTGAGGCCTCCCGTCTGGCTCATTACAACAAGCGCTCCACCATCACTTCCAGGGAGATTCAGACCGCCGTCCGCCTGCTGCTGCCCGGTGAGCTGGCCAAGCATGCCGTGTCTGAGGGCACCAAGGCCGTCACCAAGTACACCAGCTCCAAGTAA